The following are from one region of the Salvia splendens isolate huo1 chromosome 2, SspV2, whole genome shotgun sequence genome:
- the LOC121792682 gene encoding alcohol dehydrogenase class-3-like — translation MATQGQVITCKAAVAWEPNKPLVIEEVQVAPPQAGEVRIKILFTALCHTDAYTWTGKDPEGLFPCILGHEAAGIVESVGEGVTEVQAGDHVIPCYQAECKECKFCKSGKTNLCGKVRVATGVGVMLTDRKSRFSINGKPIYHFMGTSTFSQYTVVHDVSVAKIDPVAPLEKVCLLGCGVPTGLGAVWNTAKVEQGSIVAVFGLGTVGLAVAEGAKASGASRIIGIDIDTKKFDRAKDFGVTEFINPNDHEKPIQQVIVDLTDGGVDYSFECIGNVGVMRAALECCHKGWGTSVIVGVAASGQEISTRPFQLVTGRVWKGTAFGGFKSRSQVPWLVEKYLKKEIKVDEYITHTSTLPEINKAFDMMHEGMCLRVVLDMFE, via the exons ATGGCTACTCAAGGTCAAGTCATTACTTGCAAAG CGGCGGTGGCCTGGGAACCAAATAAACCTCTGGTGATCGAAGAGGTACAGGTCGCGCCGCCGCAAGCCGGAGAGGTTAGGATCAAAATCCTCTTCACCGCTCTCTGTCATACGGATGCCTACACCTGGACCGGCAAG GATCCTGAAGGTCTATTCCCATGCATCCTTGGTCATGAAGCTGCTGG GATAGTTGAGAGTGTTGGTGAAGGTGTGACAGAAGTTCAAGCGGGCGATCATGTTATCCCCTGTTATCAGGCTGAGTGTAAGGAATGCAAGTTTTGCAAATCTGGTAAGACAAATCTCTGTGGGAAAGTCAGGGTAGCTACTGGAGTTGGAGTTATGTTGACTGACCGTAAAAGCCGCTTTTCAATCAATGGAAAGCCTATCTATCATTTCATGGGCACATCAACATTTAGTCAGTACACTGTTGTACATGATGTTAGCGTTGCCAAGATTGACCCTGTAGCACCATTGGAGAAAGTGTGTCTGCTCGGTTGTGGTGTTCCAACAG GTCTTGGAGCTGTTTGGAATACTGCAAAAGTAGAACAAGGTTCCATAGTTGCTGTATTTGGTCTCGGCACTGTTGGACTTGCT GTGGCAGAGGGTGCAAAAGCTTCTGGAGCTTCCCGCATCATTGGGATAGATATTGATACCAAAAAGTTTGATAGAG CAAAGGACTTTGGTGTGACTGAATTCATCAACCCAAATGATCACGAGAAACCAATCCAGCAGGTCATTGTGGATCTAACAGATGGTGGTGTTGACTATAGTTTTGAATGCATTGGCAATGTGGGTGTGATGAGAGCTGCTTTAGAATGCTGTCATAAG GGTTGGGGAACATCAGTTATTGTGGGCGTTGCAGCTTCTGGTCAAGAGATCTCCACTCGTCCTTTTCAGCTGGTGACTGGCCGGGTCTGGAAGGGCACAGCATTTGGTGGCTTCAAAAGCCGTTCACAAGTACCATGGCTTGTCGAAAAGTATCTAAAGAAA GAAATCAAGGTTGATGAGTACATCACCCACACTTCTACACTGCCTGAGATCAACAAAGCCTTCGATATGATGCATGAAGGAATGTGCCTCCGTGTTGTGCTTGACATGTTCGAGTAA